Proteins encoded within one genomic window of Pongo pygmaeus isolate AG05252 chromosome 18, NHGRI_mPonPyg2-v2.0_pri, whole genome shotgun sequence:
- the NOD2 gene encoding nucleotide-binding oligomerization domain-containing protein 2 isoform X3, whose translation MRELRPRKAKWLAQVYGGPRFSNSAATCKKYMAKLRTTVSAQSRFLSTYDGAETLCLEDIYTENVLEVWADVGMAGPPQKSPATLGLEELFSTPGHLNDDADTVLVVGEAGSGKSTLLQRLHLLWAAGRDFQEFLFVFPFSCRQLQCMTKPLSVQTLLFEHCCWPDVGQEDIFQLLLDHPDRVLLTFDGFDEFKFRFTDRERHCSPTDPTSVQTLLFNLLQGNLLKNACKVVTSRPAAVSAFLRKYIRTEFNLKGFSEQGIELYLRKRHREPGVADRLIRLLQATSALHGLCHLPVFSWMVSKCHQELLLQEGGSPKTTTDMYLLILQHFLLHATLPDSASQGLGPSLLRGRLPTLLHLGRLALWGLGMCCYVFSAQQLQAAQVSPDDISLGFLVRAKGVMPGSIAPLEFLHITFQCFFAAFYLALSADVPPALLRHLFNCGRPGNSPMARLLPTMCIQGSEGKDSSVAALLQKAEPHNLQITAAFLAGLLSREHWGLLAECQTSEKALLRRQACARWCLARSLRKHFHSIPPAAPGEAKSVHAMPGFIWLIRSLYEMQEERLARKAARGLNVGHLKLTFCSVGPAECAALAFVLQHLRRPVALQLDYNSVGDIGVEQLLPCLGVCKALYLRDNNISDRGICKLIECALHCEQLQKLALFNNKLTDGCAHSMAKLLASRQNFLALRLGNNHITAVGAQVLAEGLRGNTSLQFLGFWGNRVGDEGAQALAEALGDHQSLRWLSLVGNNIGSVGAQALALMLAKNVMLEELCLEENHLQDEGVCSLAEGLKKNSSLKILKLSNNCITYLGAEALLQALERNDTILEVWLRGNTFSLEEVDKLGCRDTRLLL comes from the exons atgagagaactgaggcccagaaaggctaAATGGCTTGCCCAAGTGTATGGTGGACCCAGGTTTTCAAACTCAG CTGCCACATGCAAGAAGTACATGGCCAAGCTGAGGACCACGGTGTCTGCTCAGTCTCGCTTCCTCAGTACCTATGATGGAGCAGAGACGCTCTGCCTGGAGGACATATACACAGAGAATGTCCTGGAGGTCTGGGCAGACGTGGGCATGGCTGGACCCCCGCAGAAGAGCCCGGCCACCCTGGGCCTGGAGGAGCTCTTCAGCACCCCCGGCCACCTCAATGATGATGCGGACACTGTGCTGGTGGTGGGTGAGGCGGGCAGTGGCAAGAGCACGCTCCTGCAGCGGCTGCACTTGCTGTGGGCTGCAGGGCGAGACTTCCAGGAATTTCTCTTTGTCTTCCCATTCAGCTGCCGGCAGCTGCAGTGCATGACCAAACCACTCTCTGTGCAGACTCTACTCTTTGAGCACTGCTGTTGGCCTGATGTTGGTCAAGAAGACATCTTCCAGTTACTCCTTGACCACCCTGACCGTGTTCTGTTAACCTTTGATGGCTTTGACGAGTTCAAGTTCAGGTTCACGGATCGCGAACGCCACTGCTCCCCGACCGACCCCACCTCTGTCCAGACCCTGCTCTTCAACCTTCTGCAGGGCAACCTGCTGAAGAATGCCTGCAAGGTGGTGACCAGCCGTCCGGCCGCTGTGTCGGCGTTCCTCAGGAAGTACATCCGCACCGAGTTCAACCTTAAGGGCTTCTCTGAACAGGGCATTGAGCTGTACCTGAGGAAGCGCCATCGTGAGCCCGGGGTGGCGGACCGCCTCATCCGCCTGCTCCAAGCGACCTCAGCCCTGCACGGTTTGTGCCACCTTCCCGTCTTCTCATGGATGGTGTCCAAATGCCACCAGGAACTGTTGCTGCAGGAGGGGGGGTCCCCAAAGACCACTACGGATATGTACCTGCTGATTCTGCAGCATTTTCTGCTGCATGCCACCCTCCCAGACTCAGCTTCCCAGGGTCTGGGACCCAGTCTTCTTCGGGGCCGCCTCCCCACCCTCCTGCACCTGGGCAGACTGGCTCTGTGGGGCCTGGGCATGTGCTGCTACGTGTTCTCAGCCCAGCAGCTCCAGGCAGCACAGGTCAGCCCTGATGACATTTCTCTTGGCTTCCTGGTGCGTGCCAAAGGTGTTATGCCAGGGAGTATAGCGCCCCTGGAATTCCTGCACATCACTTTCCAGTGCTTCTTTGCTGCGTTCTACCTGGCACTCAGTGCTGATGTGCCACCAGCTTTGCTCAGACACCTCTTCAATTGTGGCAGGCCAGGCAACTCACCAATGGCCAGGCTCCTGCCCACGATGTGCATCCAGGGCTCGGAGGGAAAGGACAGCAGCGTGGCAGCTTTGCTGCAGAAGGCCGAGCCGCACAACCTTCAGATCACAGCAGCCTTCCTGGCGGGGCTGTTGTCCCGGGAGCACTGGGGCCTGCTGGCTGAGTGCCAGACATCTGAGAAGGCCCTGCTCCGGCGCCAGGCCTGTGCCCGCTGGTGTCTGGCCCGCAGCCTCCGCAAGCACTTCCACTCCATCCCGCCAGCTGCACCAGGTGAGGCCAAGAGCGTGCATGCCATGCCCGGGTTCATCTGGCTCATCCGGAGCCTGTACGAGATGCAGGAGGAGCGGCTGGCTCGGAAGGCTGCACGTGGCCTGAATGTCGGGCACCTGAAGTTGACATTTTGCAGTGTGGGCCCCGCTGAGTGTGCTGCCCTGGCCTTTGTGCTGCAGCACCTCCGGCGGCCCGTGGCCCTGCAGCTGGACTACAACTCTGTGGGTGACATTGGCGTGGAGCAGCTGCTGCCTTGCCTTGGTGTCTGCAAGGCTCTGTA TTTGCGCGATAACAATATCTCAGACCGAGGCATCTGCAAGCTCATTGAATGTGCTCTTCACTGCGAGCAATTGCAGAAGTTAGC TCTATTCAACAACAAATTGACTGACGGCTGTGCACACTCCATGGCTAAGCTCCTTGCAAGCAGGCAGAACTTCTTGGCATTGAG GCTGGGGAATAACCACATCACCGCCGTGGGAGCCCAGGTGCTGGCTGAGGGGCTCCGAGGCAACACCTCCTTGCAGTTCCTGGG ATtctggggcaacagagtgggtGACGAGGGGGCCCAGGCCCTGGCTGAAGCCTTGGGTGATCACCAGAGCTTGAGGTGGCTCAG CCTGGTGGGGAACAACATTGGCAGTGTGGGTGCCCAAGCCTTGGCATTGATGCTGGCAAAGAACGTCATGCTAGAAGAACTCTG CCTGGAGGAGAACCATCTCCAGGATGAAGGTGTATGTTCTCTCGCAGAAGGACTGAAGAAAAATTCAAGTTTGAAAATCCTGAA GTTGTCCAATAACTGCATCACCTACCTAGGGGCAGAAGCCCTCCTGCAGGCCCTTGAAAGGAATGACACCATCCTGGAAGTCTG GCTCCGAGGGAACACTTTCTCTCTAGAGGAGGTTGACAAGCTCGGCTGCAGGGACACCAGACTCTTGCTTTGA